From Calditrichota bacterium, a single genomic window includes:
- a CDS encoding glycosyltransferase family 2 protein, which produces KSPLFNGWKMGDFDHLSQRDVDQPQGAFLLARREAVASVGVLDERFLMFFSDVDWCRRFWEGGWRVTFVPEVHAIHHKGASVFAHRVPALIASHRDFLRYFRKYPAQCAAVDFCVAALLLVSLWPRVAWTLLTTGRRRQR; this is translated from the coding sequence GCAAGAGTCCACTTTTCAACGGCTGGAAAATGGGCGATTTTGACCACCTCTCGCAACGGGATGTTGACCAGCCGCAGGGGGCATTTCTCCTGGCGCGTCGCGAGGCGGTAGCCTCCGTAGGAGTGCTCGACGAACGATTCCTGATGTTCTTTAGCGACGTGGACTGGTGTCGCCGCTTCTGGGAAGGAGGATGGCGCGTGACGTTCGTGCCGGAGGTGCACGCCATCCATCACAAGGGCGCCAGTGTATTCGCCCATCGCGTGCCGGCGCTCATTGCCTCGCACCGCGACTTCTTGCGCTACTTCCGCAAGTACCCTGCACAATGTGCAGCAGTGGACTTTTGCGTCGCTGCGTTGCTCCTCGTGAGCTTGTGGCCGCGGGTGGCATGGACACTCCTGACAACTGGGCGGCGAAGGCAGAGGTGA
- a CDS encoding S8 family serine peptidase has translation MKRQVRQVLVLYALLTISAHLVAGEGHGLIEVIVKTRHPLRALGKTAGGSISTGLAALDHLCQVHRVESVHATFVRPARPRHPELRHSVGLDRIYKVRLPASEAETFVAALGNDPEVEYAHVNHAFFLHYVPNDPLFPSQWALHRIQASAAWEVTAGSKNVVVGVIDTGIDYRHEDLATNIWINPGEDLNGNGAVDSTDLNGIDDDGNGFVDDVQGWDFTDAPYFADGGDYLVRDNDPADEHGHGTAVAGIIAAVADNGVGIAGLAFGCRLMNLRAGTSRGLLEEDDVASALAYAAENGAQVVNMSFGDVVCTPLLRDAVAYAHACGVLLVASAGNSASSEVHYPSGFDEVLAVGATDSTDYLAGFSNYGATLDLVAPGSGILTTDIKGGYMRFSGTSAAAPFVSALAALILTQHPDYANDNVRGTLLATADDLGSAGWDRYYGAGRINANAALHSPNFAVARIAWPRLNQGIAGGSVPVIGTAAGVYMRAYELSYGAGVDPNAWQPLVRVQNRQVIDDTLGVWDVTALPDTQYTLCLAVENADGGVVSQSVQVFVDRTPPRISQLAQTPMLEEDYFATLLSFATDDLCDAAVQYLTPGGQWQEVRLAYQTAAHRILLTPKMLPGERRFRIAATNRAQLTTIDDNAGQLYSLTLPTTPVSSLDMVFLPLSLPPAYLLAQAYDFDADGKEELVGCQYQNGSSFGPLVVWQNREGSLVPVWESREPAIPRSIGDVDGDGLVEILAGYGGTSVLFEQTAPHAVNFQAVWRNSSNVWGARIADVDGDGRPELIVRVDATYQVWRAFPGPSFALLDSLPNRTPFTNITGVPHVEVQDFDGDGLMEILIGDYDGDVFIYERTENGRFQMTWSEHLPLMDAIDFLSSGDYDGDGRPEFVAGCHSDPSLDAEHEYDARHWLYRVYKASGNDRYSPQAELRFFGFASPKDFDAGVSSGDIDNDGRDEVLINVFPDFYVLKFMPEAGEYRPVWHYRPNRSNVAPVADTDGDGVRELYFNDGSGIIAHQYLPTGGRPPRPKTVDAFPLDTSRVVLTWNPVEQADGYWVKYGTHPDSLRQSIWTTAPPCSLRGLQQDQTYWLAVSAVDSSRQLPESLPSRLVTAKPNRPPWLVAATALGETSARLRFSEPMNDSVKDPSCYVLSPARRVHSVLHDRSGQEVILTLAERLRNGEAVTVQVRGVSDCDRTPIDTTRSSATFSFGSAPEPPYLTGLSLSGRAQVVLTFSQPLERTSAETVSNYRIEPEVRIVSSTLDPKDPRRVMLEVGHLAPLGGPNAHHILYVSGVKSQEGIAVVPGRGDRLALRLVRPDLSQVFTYPNPFLLHSGTGHVTFANLTEKATISIMTVEGQVVRVLEERDGNGGMFWDGRDGSGQLVGSGVYLYMISNDKERVMGKLAVVR, from the coding sequence ATGAAGAGGCAAGTCAGGCAGGTCTTGGTCCTTTACGCGTTGCTCACCATTTCGGCGCACCTTGTCGCCGGGGAAGGCCACGGCCTCATTGAGGTCATCGTCAAGACGCGCCACCCCCTGCGCGCGCTGGGCAAAACCGCCGGGGGCAGCATTAGCACCGGCTTGGCGGCTTTGGACCACCTCTGCCAGGTGCATCGGGTTGAGAGCGTCCATGCCACCTTTGTCCGCCCCGCAAGACCGCGTCATCCCGAATTGCGCCACTCCGTCGGCTTGGATCGCATCTACAAGGTGCGTCTTCCTGCCTCCGAAGCGGAAACGTTTGTCGCCGCACTGGGGAACGATCCGGAGGTGGAGTATGCGCATGTCAATCATGCCTTTTTCCTCCACTACGTGCCAAATGACCCCTTGTTCCCCTCCCAGTGGGCGCTCCATCGGATACAGGCGAGCGCCGCATGGGAGGTGACCGCTGGTTCTAAGAACGTTGTGGTGGGCGTCATTGACACCGGTATCGATTACCGGCACGAGGACCTGGCAACAAACATCTGGATTAACCCCGGCGAGGATCTCAACGGCAACGGCGCGGTCGACTCCACCGATCTTAACGGAATAGACGACGACGGCAATGGCTTTGTCGACGACGTGCAGGGGTGGGACTTTACCGATGCGCCGTATTTCGCCGACGGCGGGGACTATCTGGTGCGCGACAACGACCCGGCCGACGAGCACGGGCATGGCACTGCAGTGGCAGGGATTATTGCCGCCGTCGCCGACAATGGGGTGGGCATCGCCGGTCTGGCATTCGGCTGTCGACTCATGAATCTGCGCGCCGGGACAAGTCGCGGCCTACTGGAAGAAGACGACGTGGCCTCAGCGCTGGCCTATGCAGCCGAAAACGGTGCGCAGGTGGTGAACATGAGCTTTGGCGACGTCGTGTGTACGCCTCTCCTTCGCGACGCCGTCGCGTACGCGCATGCCTGCGGGGTGCTGCTGGTCGCCTCCGCCGGCAATAGCGCCAGTAGCGAGGTTCACTACCCTTCGGGCTTCGACGAGGTGCTGGCCGTCGGGGCTACCGACTCCACCGACTACTTAGCCGGCTTTTCCAACTATGGTGCCACTCTTGATCTTGTGGCGCCTGGATCCGGCATTCTCACCACCGACATCAAGGGCGGGTACATGAGGTTCAGCGGCACCTCCGCCGCTGCGCCTTTCGTGAGCGCCTTAGCCGCCTTGATCCTCACGCAGCATCCAGACTATGCAAACGACAACGTCCGGGGAACTCTCCTTGCGACTGCCGACGACTTGGGCAGCGCGGGGTGGGACCGCTACTATGGCGCAGGCAGGATCAATGCAAACGCTGCCCTCCATAGTCCCAACTTTGCCGTGGCCCGCATTGCGTGGCCGCGGTTGAACCAAGGGATTGCTGGGGGGAGCGTGCCGGTCATCGGCACGGCAGCAGGGGTGTACATGCGCGCGTACGAGCTCTCGTATGGCGCAGGAGTCGATCCCAATGCCTGGCAACCCCTCGTGCGGGTGCAGAACCGGCAAGTCATCGATGACACGCTGGGCGTGTGGGACGTCACCGCGCTGCCGGATACGCAGTACACCTTGTGTCTGGCGGTAGAAAACGCCGACGGCGGCGTGGTGTCGCAGTCGGTGCAAGTATTTGTCGACCGCACCCCACCGCGCATCAGCCAGCTCGCGCAGACTCCGATGCTTGAAGAGGACTATTTTGCCACGCTCCTCTCTTTCGCCACGGACGACCTTTGCGATGCAGCTGTGCAGTACTTGACTCCCGGCGGCCAATGGCAGGAAGTGCGCCTCGCCTACCAGACCGCTGCGCACCGCATTCTGTTGACCCCCAAAATGCTGCCTGGGGAGAGGCGCTTTCGCATCGCCGCGACCAACCGGGCGCAGCTCACCACTATCGACGACAATGCCGGTCAACTCTACTCTTTAACCTTGCCTACGACGCCGGTTTCCTCGCTGGACATGGTGTTCCTGCCGCTGTCACTCCCGCCGGCCTATCTGCTGGCCCAGGCGTACGATTTCGATGCTGACGGCAAAGAGGAACTTGTCGGCTGCCAGTATCAGAATGGCAGTTCTTTCGGGCCGCTGGTGGTCTGGCAAAACAGGGAAGGCTCGCTTGTTCCCGTCTGGGAAAGTCGCGAGCCGGCTATCCCGCGCAGCATCGGCGACGTCGACGGCGACGGCCTTGTGGAAATCCTTGCTGGCTATGGCGGCACCTCCGTGCTCTTTGAGCAGACCGCGCCGCACGCGGTAAACTTTCAGGCGGTATGGCGCAACAGCAGCAATGTCTGGGGGGCGCGCATCGCCGACGTGGATGGCGATGGTCGCCCCGAGCTCATCGTGCGCGTGGACGCCACCTACCAGGTGTGGCGTGCCTTCCCGGGCCCTTCCTTTGCTCTGCTCGATTCCCTGCCCAATCGCACACCCTTCACCAACATCACGGGCGTGCCCCACGTGGAGGTGCAGGACTTTGACGGCGACGGGCTCATGGAGATCCTCATCGGCGACTATGACGGCGACGTGTTCATTTACGAGCGCACAGAAAACGGCCGCTTCCAGATGACGTGGTCAGAGCACCTGCCGCTCATGGACGCTATTGACTTCTTGAGCAGCGGCGACTATGACGGTGACGGGCGCCCGGAATTCGTGGCCGGCTGCCACTCCGACCCCAGTCTGGACGCCGAGCACGAGTACGACGCCCGGCACTGGCTCTATCGGGTGTACAAAGCCTCAGGCAACGACCGCTACTCGCCCCAGGCCGAGCTGCGCTTCTTCGGCTTTGCCTCACCAAAGGATTTTGACGCCGGGGTCTCCTCCGGAGACATCGACAACGACGGGCGCGACGAGGTGCTGATCAACGTCTTCCCGGACTTTTACGTGCTCAAGTTCATGCCAGAAGCAGGCGAGTATCGGCCGGTTTGGCACTATCGTCCGAACCGGAGCAATGTGGCCCCTGTGGCCGACACGGACGGGGACGGCGTGCGCGAGCTCTATTTCAACGACGGCAGTGGCATTATCGCGCATCAATATCTGCCCACCGGGGGACGCCCCCCACGGCCAAAGACGGTCGATGCCTTCCCGCTGGACACTTCGCGCGTCGTCCTCACCTGGAATCCGGTCGAGCAGGCCGACGGATATTGGGTCAAATACGGCACGCATCCGGATAGCTTGCGGCAAAGCATTTGGACAACTGCTCCCCCATGCTCTCTGCGCGGCCTTCAACAGGACCAGACGTATTGGCTCGCCGTGAGTGCGGTGGACTCAAGCCGCCAGTTGCCCGAGAGCCTACCATCGCGGCTGGTGACCGCCAAGCCGAATCGCCCCCCGTGGCTGGTTGCCGCCACGGCGTTGGGCGAAACAAGTGCGCGCCTGCGCTTCAGCGAGCCTATGAATGACTCTGTCAAGGACCCCTCCTGCTACGTCCTTTCTCCCGCCAGGAGGGTGCATTCCGTGCTCCACGACCGCTCTGGACAAGAAGTGATTCTGACCCTTGCGGAACGCTTGCGCAATGGCGAGGCGGTCACCGTGCAAGTCCGGGGTGTCTCGGACTGCGACCGCACCCCTATTGACACGACGCGCAGCAGTGCCACCTTCAGCTTCGGTAGTGCGCCGGAGCCGCCTTACCTCACCGGGTTGTCGTTGAGCGGGCGCGCGCAGGTCGTCCTCACCTTCAGCCAGCCCTTGGAGAGGACGAGCGCAGAAACGGTGAGCAACTACCGGATCGAACCGGAGGTGCGCATCGTCAGCAGCACTCTTGACCCCAAAGACCCTCGGCGGGTGATGCTTGAGGTCGGACATCTTGCCCCCCTGGGGGGCCCCAACGCGCACCACATCCTCTACGTGAGCGGAGTGAAGTCGCAGGAGGGAATTGCGGTGGTACCCGGCCGCGGCGACCGGCTGGCGCTCCGCTTGGTCCGGCCGGACCTGTCGCAGGTGTTCACCTACCCGAATCCTTTCCTTCTCCACAGCGGTACGGGGCATGTCACCTTCGCCAACCTGACGGAAAAGGCCACCATCTCCATTATGACGGTGGAAGGGCAGGTGGTTCGCGTTCTCGAAGAGAGAGACGGCAACGGCGGCATGTTTTGGGACGGCAGGGACGGCAGTGGCCAGCTTGTTGGCTCTGGCGTCTACCTGTACATGATAAGCAACGACAAAGAGCGCGTGATGGGCAAGCTGGCGGTGGTGCGGTAG